A window from Bufo bufo chromosome 1, aBufBuf1.1, whole genome shotgun sequence encodes these proteins:
- the PLEKHO2 gene encoding pleckstrin homology domain-containing family O member 2 isoform X2 produces MPLQGTKVQDVKFQAKNTEERDVWIQALNEGINRGKNKVFDEVKVDPKCSLEHVTRDRVKVGAAKRRPPTRIHLKEVADAAADDSIRLGLEALDTEILTVVPPIPKEHVEEAKPRKEPVKIPKPPTKQNNLRTTEPSISETDSNVQAPHVPAPPPKILKENIYAREKLLSENAEANMENKSEHEAPTSTSEENVSNVVSSPPKPPPKILSDRMKIKWEGASSDLVEKEILSVKKESKENLVDFDNPEKTSTPQIIISNDIEIEEKKDSTNSLQEKNEIKSNNADDDQNDTGDSYMESYMSIERTTEDTEEQEKDILDENEMTNNTQKSLTDVLLDDTNMSPRLLSKSEDYQKPTVRHSIDKKHKASSMGDLLSDSNIDFESKEDGSALQLTKDRLNRVEMKLACGRQRTETLLNQVLNGQRGTTEEGNGLNVNSARLLNKVMRDLQEASDALMEIKGPKNATQEGVTDKQKEKQKELLALQRRTVHF; encoded by the exons GTGCAAGATGTGAAATTCCAAGCTAAGaatacagaagaaagagatgtATGGATCCAGGCTCTGAATGAAGGAAttaacagaggcaaaaacaaagtttTTGATGAG GTCAAGGTAGACCCCAAATGTTCTCTAGAACATGTTACTCGGGATCGTGTTAAGGTTGGAGCTGCAAAGAGAAGACCTCCCACTAGAATCCACCTCAAAGAG GTGGCAGATGCGGCTGCTGATGATTCCATAAGATTAGGCCTGGAAGCTTTGGACACTGAAATTTTAACAGTAGTTCCACCTATTCCTAAAGAACATGTTGAGGAAGCTAAACCCCGGAAGGAACCAGTTAAGATCCCAAAGCCACCCACAAAGCAAAACAATCTTCGAACAACAGAACCTTCCATATCTGAAACAGATAGTAATGTTCAAGCACCTCATGTGCCAGCTCCTCCACCCAAAATCTTAAAAGAAAATATTTATGCTCGTGAAAAACTTCTCTCTGAAAATGCAGAGGCAAATATGGAAAATAAGTCAGAACATGAAGCTCCTACTAGTACGAGTGAAGAAAATGTAAGTAACGTAGTAAGTTCTCCACCAAAACCCCCACCAAAAATTTTGTCAGACAGGATGAAGATTAAATGGGAAGGGGCATCCTCAGATTTGGTGGAAAAAGAGATCCTATCAGTTAAGAAAGAAAGCAAAGAGAACCTGGTAGACTTTGACAATCCAGAAAAAACAAGTACTCCCCAAATTATAATATCTAATGATATAGAAATAGAGGAGAAGAAAGACAGTACAAACAGCCTACAAGAGAAAAATGAAATCAAATCAAATAATGCGGATGATGACCAAAATGATACAGGAGATAGTTATATGGAGAGTTATATGTCTATAGAAAGGACAACTGAAGACACAGAGGAACAAGAAAAAGACATTCTTGATGAGAACGAAATGACAAATAATACTCAAAAATCATTAACCGATGTTCTCTTGGATGACACAAATATGTCTCCCAGATTACTGAGCAAAAGTGAAGACTATCAAAAGCCAACAGTAAGGCATTCCATTGATAAAAAACATAAGGCATCTTCCATGGGAGACCTCTTGTCTGATAGTAATATAGACTTTGAAAGTAAAGAGGATGGCTCTGCCTTACAGCTAACCAAGGACCGTTTAAACAGAGTGGAAATGAAGCTGGCATGTGGCAGACAGAGAACAGAAACTCTCTTAAACCAGGTTTTAAATGGGCAACGTGGAACAACAGAAGAGGGCAATGGGCTAAATGTTAATTCTGCAAGACTTCTAAATAAGGTGATGAGAGACCTTCAAGAAGCTTCTGATGCATTGATGGAGATCAAGGGACCCAAAAATGCAACACAAGAGGGAGTGACTGATAAGCAAAAAGAGAAGCAGAAGGAATTACTTGCACTCCAAAGGAGAACTGTTCATTTTTAG